DNA from Aquaspirillum sp. LM1:
TCACCGGTGCGGGTGTCGATTTCGATCTTGTCGCCGATATCGATAAAGGCGGCCACCGGCAGTTCGTGGCCATTTTTCAGGCGGCCCGGCTTCATCACCTTGCCCGAGGTATCGCCGCGCACAGCCGGCTCGGTGTAGATCACTTCACGCACGATGGTGGTCGGCAGTTCAACAGAAATGGCCTTGCCATCGTAGAAGGTGACTTCGCACTGATCTTCCATGCCGTCTTCCAGATAGTTCAGCACGTCAGACATATTGTCGGCTTCAACTTCGTACTGGTTGAACTCGGTGTCCATGAACACATACATCGGGTCAGCAAAGTAAGAGTAGGTGCATTCCTTGCGGTCCAGCACCACCACGTCAAACTTTTCGTCAGCCTTGTACACAGCTTCGCTGGCCGAGCCCGACAGCAGGCTCTTCATTTTCATCTTCACCACGGCGGCGTTACGACCGGACTTGTTGTACTCGGTCTTTTGCACGACCATCGGCTGGCCGTCCAGCATGAACACGTTACCAGCGCGGAGTTCCTGAGCGGTTTTCATCAAATATCCTGTTTGCAGTTCTGAAGTAAGCAGCCCGCGTCGGGCTGCTGATTAGCGAAAACGCGTGATTATAAAAGACTTTCGCAAAAACGCGCCAGATTGGCTGCCAGCCCGCCGCGTCGGGCCAGCTGCGCAGCCCAGCCACGGGCATGGCGGGCCAGGGCCAAACGCTGTGCCATCAAGCCCCGCCAGGCCGGCTCGATGCCCACGCCGTGATTCCACGCCAGCCAGAAATCGGTCAGCGCCGCCGCTGCTTCGGCAGGCAGTTCGGCCTGATAAAGGGAGAGAAACGCCCGCAGCTTGTCCAGATGGGCCGAATCATCCTGCGGGTAGATATGCCAGACAAACGGCAGCGCCGCCCACTGGGCGCGCACAAACGAATCCTCGCCACGCACCAGATTGATGTCGCACAGCCACAACAGGCTGTCGTACTGCTCCTGGGCCATGAACGGCACACTCACCACACTGACACAGCCGCGCTGCCCCTGCCAGCCAGGCGATGGCCATTGCCCGCACCAATGCGCCGCCTCTGTCGCGCCCAGCCCTTCCGGCACCACCACGCGCACCGGCTGGCCCTGGTCGGCCAGCGCTGTCAGCCAGTCGCCCACCCGCTCGCCACCATAGCAAAACAGCGAAACACATAGCGTGCCGTCTGGCGGCGGTGTCAGCCCCAGCGCGGCCCAGGCCGCCTGACGGCGGGCGGGGTCGTGCTGGAGCGCATCACGCCGGGCAGAGAGATCGGCCTCGCCCAGCACGCCGCCGGTATTGTCGCGAAAGCCGGGAAAGAAAAAATACTTGCGCAAAGGCAAGCTGGGGTGGGGCGATGGCATGCCGTGACAGTCACCCACCCAGCGCTCGGCGCTGAGGTACTCCAGGTTGATCCACGCCGGTGCCGCATCGCTGGCGGCCATGGCCTGGACAAAGGCATCAGGCAGATTGCAGGCAAATGCCTCTACCACCCGCCGCGCAGGGATCACCTCTTCCAGCGTGCTCCAGTCAGCCGGCCAGTGGCGCACCTGCACCCCTTGCACCGTCTGCTGTGCCAGCGTGCGGTCCACTGCCGGGCACAAGGCGGCAAAGCTGGCCAGATCGTCCACCCACAGCCGCACCGCATGACCGGCTTCGTGCTGCAGTTGCCGGGCCAGACGCCAGCACACGCCGATATCACCGAAGTTATCCACCACGGTGCAAAAAATATCCCAGTCCGGACGGTGGGCAGGGTCAATGCAGGCAATCGGTTTCATAGGCTCACCGGCAGTTCCAGGGTTTCCTTCACTTCTTCCATCACCACATAGCTGCGCGATTCGTTGGCGCAGGGCAGTTTCAGCAGAATATCACCAAGCAATTGCCGATACAGGGACATGTCGGGAATTCTGGCCTTGATCAGATAATCAAAGTCGCCAGACACCAGATGGCAATCGAGCACATGCGGCAGGGTCAGCACTTCGCGGCGGAAGGCTTCAAAAATCTCGCCGGATTTGGTCGACAGCTTGATCTCGACAAACACCAGCAGTGGCAAGTCCATCGCCTTGGGATCAAGCCGGGCGTAATAACCCTGGATCACCCCGGCTTTTTCCAGCCGGCGCACCCGTTCGGTGCACGGGGTGGCCGACAAGCCCACCCGTTCGGCCAGGTCAGTCATGGAAATCCGGCCATCACTTTGCAAAATATCCAGGATGCGCCGGTCGATGCGGTCGAGCTCTTTAAAGCCCTGATAACGGGTTCTCATGTTTCCCTGCTTTTTTCAAAAAACACACATTGCCTTCACTGGCCTTCTCGATTCTTTGGTGAAATTCACCGGCCATTGCTTCCTATACTAACGCAAATCACTGGCGCTTCAAGCGCCTTTTACTTGACCTGATTTCCGCAGTGCCCGGCAACGCACCAGACCAGTGCCCGCCCCGCAACCCAAGCCAGCGCTGCATAGACGGAGGATGTCCCCATGAAAGTCGTGATTCTGGGTGGTGGTGTAATCGGTGTGGCCAGCGCCTACTATCTGGCCAAAGCGGGCTGCGAAGTGACGGTGATCGAACGTCAGGCCGGCCCGGCGCTGGAAACCAGCTTTGCCAATGCCGGGCAAATTTCTCCCGGCTATTCTGCCCCCTGGGCCGCGCCTGGCATTCCGCTGAAAGCGCTGAAGTGGCTGTTCCAGAAACATGCCCCGCTGGCCATCCGCATGGACGGCAGTCTGTACCAGTGGCAATGGGTGGCCAAGATGCTGTCCAACTGCAACGAAAAAAGCTACGCGGTGAACAAGGCGCGCATGATGCGCCTGGCCGAGTACAGCCGCGACTGCATCAAGGCATTGCGCGCCGATACCGGCATTGCCTACGAAGGCCGCCAGCAAGGCACGCTGCAGGTGTTCCGCACCCAGGCCCAGCTGGATGCCATGGCCAAGGACATTGCCGTGCTGAAGGAATGCGGCGTGCCGTTCAAGGTGATGAACCGGGCCGAGATTGTCGCCACCGAACCGGCACTGGCCCGCGTGCAGGACAAGCTGGTGGGCGCGCTGCAGCTGCCCAACGACGAAACCGGCGACTGCCAGCTGTTTACCGAACAATTGGCCAAACTCGCTGCCGGGCTGGGCGTGCAGTTCCGCTGGAACACCCCGATTGATGCCCTGCTGACTGATGGCGACCGGATTGCCGGCGTGCGCTGCGGTGGCGAAACCCTGCAGGCCGACCACTATGTGCTGGCCC
Protein-coding regions in this window:
- the efp gene encoding elongation factor P; this translates as MKTAQELRAGNVFMLDGQPMVVQKTEYNKSGRNAAVVKMKMKSLLSGSASEAVYKADEKFDVVVLDRKECTYSYFADPMYVFMDTEFNQYEVEADNMSDVLNYLEDGMEDQCEVTFYDGKAISVELPTTIVREVIYTEPAVRGDTSGKVMKPGRLKNGHELPVAAFIDIGDKIEIDTRTGEFKKRA
- the earP gene encoding elongation factor P maturation arginine rhamnosyltransferase EarP, with the translated sequence MKPIACIDPAHRPDWDIFCTVVDNFGDIGVCWRLARQLQHEAGHAVRLWVDDLASFAALCPAVDRTLAQQTVQGVQVRHWPADWSTLEEVIPARRVVEAFACNLPDAFVQAMAASDAAPAWINLEYLSAERWVGDCHGMPSPHPSLPLRKYFFFPGFRDNTGGVLGEADLSARRDALQHDPARRQAAWAALGLTPPPDGTLCVSLFCYGGERVGDWLTALADQGQPVRVVVPEGLGATEAAHWCGQWPSPGWQGQRGCVSVVSVPFMAQEQYDSLLWLCDINLVRGEDSFVRAQWAALPFVWHIYPQDDSAHLDKLRAFLSLYQAELPAEAAAALTDFWLAWNHGVGIEPAWRGLMAQRLALARHARGWAAQLARRGGLAANLARFCESLL
- a CDS encoding winged helix-turn-helix transcriptional regulator; the protein is MRTRYQGFKELDRIDRRILDILQSDGRISMTDLAERVGLSATPCTERVRRLEKAGVIQGYYARLDPKAMDLPLLVFVEIKLSTKSGEIFEAFRREVLTLPHVLDCHLVSGDFDYLIKARIPDMSLYRQLLGDILLKLPCANESRSYVVMEEVKETLELPVSL
- a CDS encoding D-amino acid dehydrogenase, which translates into the protein MKVVILGGGVIGVASAYYLAKAGCEVTVIERQAGPALETSFANAGQISPGYSAPWAAPGIPLKALKWLFQKHAPLAIRMDGSLYQWQWVAKMLSNCNEKSYAVNKARMMRLAEYSRDCIKALRADTGIAYEGRQQGTLQVFRTQAQLDAMAKDIAVLKECGVPFKVMNRAEIVATEPALARVQDKLVGALQLPNDETGDCQLFTEQLAKLAAGLGVQFRWNTPIDALLTDGDRIAGVRCGGETLQADHYVLALGSYSRALLKTLAIDIPVYPVKGYSLTVPITHADAAPVSTVMDETYKVAITRFDNRIRVGGMAELAGFDLSLNPQRRATLEMVVGDLFPDGGNIPAAEFWTGLRPMTPDGTPVIGGTRFTNLSLNTGHGTLGWTMSAGSGKLLADLVTQRTPDISTEGLSIARYGQPARQPARPAQLTPRLS